In the genome of Curtobacterium sp. MCLR17_036, the window AACGTGCTCGCCGCCCTGCGCGGTTCCCTCCGCCCGGTCACGGTCAGCCGTCCGGCACGGCGCCGACGCCGGATCTGGGGCCCTGCGCTCATCGTCGGCGGCGCCGTGATGACGCTGGCCTGCGGCATCGGGGTCCTCGTGCTGAACGACCGCGAGGTGCAGGAAGACCACCTGGCGTGGGTCGTCGGCGCCGGGGTCGCGATCGGCCCCTGCCTCATGCAGCTCGGTGTCGCGATCTGCTCCCCGTGGCTGCTCGCCCTGGTGGCGCGGCTGTCGTCGCGTCTCGGACTCGCAGCGCGCATGGCCGCCCGCGACGCCCTGCGGAACCCGGTGCGCACCGTCCCGGTGCTCGCCAGCGTGATGAGCGTCGTCTTCGTCGCCTCGCTCGTCATCACCTGGAACGCCTCGAGCCAGGCCCGGTACGTCCGTGGCTACGACTACGCCACCGCCGTCGGGGTCGCCACGACCGAGGTCCAGGTCTCGGACGCCGACGGTGGGTCCTTCGGCGAACACGACGCCGAGCTCACCGCACGGGCCGCGAAGGTCACCGCGGGCGTGCTGCGCCACGACCGGATCCGCGTGCTCGGCGTGGTGAAGGGCGGCTCGGGCGAGACGCCGACGACCGTGACGATCCCGCACCGCTGGACGCCGTACGACTGCACCGTGAACGACACGACCGCGTGCTCGTGGTTCCTCGACACCGACGACGCGGCGGAGCCGCACATCCTGACCGGGACCGTCGACGACTACGCCGTGCTCACCGGGCACCGGCCGTCGGCCGCGGTGCGGGACGCCCTGGAGGGCGGCGAGGCCGTGTCGCTCTGGTCCGAGTACGCCCGCGACGGCGCGGTCCGCATCGACACGTTCCGCGACCGCACGTACGAGAGCCCGACGATCACCGAACGGACCCGTCCGGATTCCAGCGTCACGATCCCGGCCGTCACCGACGTGCAGTCGCCGCGGATCAAGGTCGGGGTGTTCATGACCCGGGCCACCGCGGAGCGGTACCACGTGCCGGCGGTGGACGGCCTGCTCGTCACGACGCTGCCGGGCGACCTCACGCCGAAGCAGTACGACGAACTGAGCTCCGCGTGGCAGTCGTACGGCGGGGCCGACCGCGAACGGTGGTACGGACCGCAGTTCTTCTACGAGACCGGCCCGGTGGATAACGGGGCGCTCATCCGGGCGATCGTGCTCGCGCTGGCCGCCGCCGTCACGATCGGCGCGACCGCGGTCGCACTCGGGTTGGCGCGGTCGGACGGCCGCCGCGACGACGAGGTGCTCGACGCCGTCGGCGCGGCACCCCGTCTGCGCCGGCAGGTGTCGACCTGGCAGGCGGCGATCCTCACCACGGTCGGGGCCGTGATCGGGACGCTGCTCGGGCTGCTGCCGATCCGGGCGCTCACGATCCGGTTCGGCGAGCAGGCCGCCGGCGTGAACCACCTGCCGTTCGTCCCGGACTGGCCGGTGCTCGGGCTGCTGGCGATCGGCCTGCCGCTGGTCGTGTCGGCCGGCGCCTGGCTGACCACCCGGAGCCGGCGCCGGGTCGCGGTGCGACGGGCGCACTGAACGGACGGGAGCACTGAACGGACGGGCGCACTGAACGAACGGGAGCACGAACGGACGGGAGGCCCGTGGCGGCGCCGCCACGGGCCTCCCGTCCGTCACATCGTGAGCAGGAACGGTCGGGTCGCTGCGGGTGAGCCGACCGTTCCTGCTCACGAAGCGGCGAGCGCCGCGCTCAGTCGGGCACGCAGAAGGACTCGACGGTGACGTGCACGCCGTCCGGGCCCCCACCGAGGCGCATCCGCTCGACCGCGGCGTCCGTCCGCAGCGGCATGACGAGGTCGGTCCCCATCGCCCGGTCGACCGGGGCGTAGCCGGACGCCTTCCAGCCCGAGAGCACCCGGGGCGCCAGGTCCTGCGGCCGGGCCGAGGGCAGCACGAGCGAGCCGGTCCAGCGCCGCCCGCGGTCGTCGCACCGCTCCGGTACGAGGGCGACCGCCGGCGGCTCGGCGGCGGCCGGCGTCGGGGACGACAGGTCGTCGAGCGGGCCGGCCCAGCGGACCGTGTCCTCGAGCAGGGCACGCGTCCCCGCCTCGACCGCAGCGGGGCCGAGCGACGTCCGGGTCACGGGTGTCGGCCCCGGCCACTCGGGGTCCGTCGTCGGGGCGGGTCGGTCGGTCACCACGGCCGGGTCGCGCTCGGACGACGGGTCCGGCAGGCCGCTGCCGGAGAACGACGGCCCGACCGCGAGTACCCCGGCGAGGCCGATCGCGACGACCGCGTCCACCGGCCACACTGTCTCGGGCAGAAGCTCGCGCTCGCCCGATGCGCGCTGGCGCCGCCGCCGGAGCAGCACCGCTGCAGCGAGGAACCCGACCCCGGCGAGCACGACCGGCAGCTCGACGCCGACCGGCACGATGCCGAGCCCGACGCTCCACCACGTCGCCGGCACGACCGTCGCGAGCGCCGCCGAGCAGTACGCGGCGACGACCAGTCGGTTCTCGCGACGGGGCAACGGCTCGGTGTACGGACGGCGCCCCGGCGCGATCCACAGCGTCGCGGCGACCGCGTTGACGGCGACGCCGATCCGGCCGAGGCCCAGACCCGCGAACTGCCCGACGTCCCACGGGAAGTGCCCGTCGGACGGGCCGTCGTACCGGGTGTGCCCGGCGACGTGCAGCAGCACCAGCGCCCCGGCGGCCCCGAGCAGGTACAGCGCCCAGGTCCACCGCGGCGCGCCCGCCCGCCGCAGGGCCGCGGCGACGAACAGCACGGACAGCGGCATGACGAGCAGCAGGGCGGTGCCCGCCGCACCGTCGAAGGCTTCCGGGTCCACGCCTCGACGCTAGGGGCGCGCGGCGGTGCGGCCCGCCCTCCGACGTCGCGACTGTGTCCCCCGACCCATCGGGGCCCTGGTGGCGACACGCGACGGACGGGAGGCCCGTGGCGGCGTCACCACGGGCCTCCCGTCCGGCACGTGGTGCGCAGCGCGTCGCGCTCAGCCGAGCTCGGGCATCGGCTCCGCGTAGGTGCGGAAGTCGCCGCGCTCGGTGTGGATCGCCCACAGGCGGTCGGCGATGGACTCACCGGAGTGCTCGGGCTGCCCGTCGTCGATGCCGAACGGGATGATGAGCTGGCCGACGTGCACGTCCTCGTCGCGGACGGCGTCGTGGAGCAGCTGGGCGTACGCGCTCTCGCCGGCGAAGGCGACGGACGTGCCGGTGACGCGGGCACCCGGGCGGACCGCGCTGCCGCCGTTCACGAACAGGATCGTGCCGTGGCCGATCGCGCGCATGCCGGGCAGCACCTGGCGGACGGCGTTGACCGAGCCGTAGACCGAGAACTCGATCGGACCGACCAGGTCCTCCGCCGTGGTCTCGAGCACGGGGCGCATGTACTCCTTGGCGGGGAGCGGGCTGTACTGCAACACCTCGATCGGGCCGAGCTGCTCGGTGGCGCGCTCGAGCGCGGTGCGCAGCGAGTCCCCGTCGCGGACGTTCGCGGCGAACCCGGCGGCGGTGTGGCCGCGCTCGCGCAGTTCCGCGGCGAGGCCGTCCAGGCGGTCCTGGTTGCGGGAGATCAGGGCGACGGCGAAGCCCTCTCGGGCGAAGCGCTCGGCGACGGCGATGCCGAGGCCCTTGCCGGCGCCGACGATGGCGATGGTGGTCATGTGCTGGTCCTTCCGGGACGACGTGGTGCCGACCGACACCCACTGAACCAAGCCGGGGACCGTGCTCCCCCAGGCGTTTCCCGAACACGGCGTGTGGGATCGACGCACGACCCCGGGAGGATCATCGTGGACACACCCGCCGGAACGCCCCGCAGCCGCCGACGCTGGTCGGCGGCCGGCCTCGCCGCCGTCGCCGCACTGGCCCTGGTGCTGGCTCTCAGCGCCTGCACGAGCGGTGGCGGAGCGGAGCAGGACGGATCCGACCGGGGCGGTCCGCCGTCGGCGCGCGCGACCGCGCCCGCCGACCTGTCGGCCGGTCAGGTGGCGCTCGACGGTGAGACCACCGACGTGGTCACCGGCCTGGAGGCCCCCTGGTCGGTGGTCCTGACCGGCGACGACGGCGACGCGCTGGTCAGCGAGCGCGACTCGGCCCGGGTGCTCGAGCTGCGGTCCGACGGCACCACCCGTCAGGTCGGCACCGTCGACGGTGTCAGCCACGGCGGCGAGGGCGGACTGCTCGGACTCGCGCTGCACGACGACGACCTGTTCGTCTACTCGACCGCCGACGACGGCAACCGGATCCAGCGGTACGAGCTGACCGGCAGCGCCGGGTCGTGGGGCCTCGGCGACGCGACGACGATCATCGACGGCCTGCCGAAGAACACCTTCCACGACGGCGGCCGGATCGCCTTCGGGCCCGACGACATGCTCTACGCGAGCGTCGGGGACGCCGGTGCGAGCACGGACGCGCAGGACGAGGACTCGCTCGCGGGCAAGATCCTGCGGCTCACCCCGGACGGCGACGTGCCCGTCGACAACCCGATCGACGGGTCGCCGGTGTGGAGCCTCGGGCACCGCAACGTGCAGGGCATGGGGTGGACGTCGGACGGCACGATGTTCGCGTCGGAGTTCGGTGAGGACGCCCACGACGAGCTCAACGTCATCGAGCCCGGGTCGAACTACGGCTGGCCCGAGGTCGAGGGCACCGGCGGCGAGGACCAGGGCTTCGTCGACCCCGTGCAGCAGTGGTCCACCGACGAGGCGTCGCCGAGCGGCCTCGCGGTCGTCGACGACACCGTCTTCGTCGCGAACCTGCAGGGCCGTGTCCTCCGCGCGGTCCCCGCCGACGACCCCGGCACCGCGACCGAGTACTTCGCGGGCGACTTCGGCCGGATCCGGACCGTGCTCGAGGGGCCGTCGGACACGCTCTGGTTCGTGACGAACAACACCGACGGCCGCGGGACCCCGGCGAGCGGTGACGACCGGATCGTCTCGGTGCCGATCACGCGGGGCTGACGCGGCACCGTCAGACGACGAGCGGGTTCGCGACCTCGAGTCCACCGTGGTCGACGAGCCAACGGACAGCGTCGAGCACGGTCTCCTCGGCGGTGTACGCGGGTGCGTAGCCGAGCAGCCGCGTCGCCTTCTCGATCGAGAAGACCTGGCTGCGGGACAGGTGCTGCCAGCTCGCGTCGGCGTGCTCGGGGGCCGTGGTCTCGCGGAACCGGTCCCACGAGACGGGGTCGAGCCGGGCCTCCTGGCCGAACCAGGACGCTGCCAGGTGGGCGTACCCGCGCACGGTGAGTGCCGTCGGGGCGGTGACGGAGAAGTCCTCGCCCGCCGCCGCGTCGCGGTGCTCGACCGCGAGCTCGAAGGCCTGCGCCACGTCGTCGGCGTGCACGTGGGCCATCGTATCGGCGCCGAGGCCGGGGACCTCGAGCGGTTCGCCGGCGGACAGCTTCGTGAGCACCGAGGTGTCGAGGTTGCCGAGCGGACCGATCGGCGTCCAGCCCGGACCGCTGATGTGGCCGGGGTGGAGCGACGTGGTGACCAGACCGCCTGATGCGGTCTCCTCCTTGAGCATCCGGGCGATGGCGTCCTTCTGGACGCCGTACTCGCCGGAGGGCGGGGTCGCGTTCTCCTCGGTGATCGGGAGCACGTGCGAGACGCCGGCACGCCAGATCGAACCGCACTGCACCAGGTGCGTGCCGGTGCCGCGCAGGGCTGCGACGAGCGCGGCGGCGGACGACTCCGTGAAGCAGACCAGGTCGACGACCGCGTCGGCGCCGAGCGCGGCGATCCGGTCGCCGAAGGTGCCGTCACGGTCCTCCTGCTCACGGTCGGCCGTGACCCGCTCGACCTGCTGCCACTCGGGGGCGTCGGCGTAGGGGGTGCTCGTGCCGCGGCTGACGGCGACGACCCGGTGGCCGGCGCGGACGAGACGGGGGACGAGGAACGATCCGATGTGGCCGGTGGCTCCGATGACGACGATGTGCATGCGGCCCACCGTAGGCCGAGGCGTGCGGATCGTGAGCAGGAACGGTCGGGTGCGGCGGTACGACCCGACCGTTCCTGCACACGAAGCGCGAAGCGCGCGCGACCGGCGAGCGGTCGGACGGGCGGTCTCAGTCGACCACGGCGCCCATCGCGGCCCGGGTCGCTGCGGCGAGGTCTTCGGCGGGAGCGCTGAGCAGGCCCTTCACGAAGCGGGAGTCGTCGTCCGCCAGCACCTCCCACGCGCCGGCCAGGACGCCGTCGTACGCCTGGGTCACGACGTGCTCCGGGGTCGACTTCGGCACGTCGAACCGCGCGCCCATGGCGGTGTCGACCATGCCGACGATGAGCCCGGTGACCGCGGTGCCCTGGCCGGCGAGTTCGGTCCGCAGACCGTTCGTCGCGGCCAGCGCGGCGGCCTTCGACGCCGCGTAGACCGTGGGCAGCGGGATCCAGGCGGCCAGCGAGAGCACGTTGAGCACCGCACCGCCGCCGTTCGCCGCGAGGACCGGTGCGAACGCCGCCGAGACCCGGATGACGCCGAAGGTGTTCGTCGCGAACACGTGCTCGAGCGTGTCGTCGGCGACGGAGACGAGGGAGACGTCCACCTCGGGTGCGATGCCGGCGTTGTTGACGAGCAGGTCGGCGTCGGACGCGGTCGCGACGGCCGCGGCGATCGACGACGGGTCGGTCACGTCGAGTGCGATCGGGACGACGCGCTCGTCGTCCCAGGCGCGCGGTGAGCGGGCGGCGGCGTACACGCGTCGTGCACCGCGCTCGAGTGCCTGGCGGACGAACTCGGTGCCGAGCCCTCCGTTGGCGCCGGTGACGAGCACGGTGCGGTCGGTGAACTCTTCGGTCATGGTGACTCCTGCGGTAGGCTCGGTGGAAACGGGGATGCTCCCCGGAACAGTATGTGGGGACACTCCCCACATCCGTCAAGTCCGGGAGGTCCCGTGCGCGCCGACGCCCGCCGCAACCGCGACGCGATCCTCGCCGCGGCGCGCGACTTGTTCGAGTCCGAGGGCATCCTGGCGCCCATCGACGGCATCGCCACCCGGGCCGGGGTCGGGAACGCGACGCTCTACCGGAACTTCCCGACGCGGGACGACCTGCTCGCGGCGGTCATGACCGACACCGTGCACCGGGTGATCGACGACTCCGCGGAGCTCGAGGACCAGGAACCGGTACCGGCCCTGCAGGAGTGGATGTTCCGGTTGGCGTGGGGGCTCCGGGTCTGGCAGGACCTGCCGACCTGCATCGCCGACGCCGTCGACGACGAGGACTCGCCCGTCCGGACGATCTGCTCGCGACTCACGGCCCGGACGGCGGAGTTCCTCGAGCGGGCGCGCGGAACGGCGAGCAGCACCGACGACGAGGTCGACGCCTCGGCAGTGTTCGAGCTCTTGACGGCGGTGTCGTGGGGGCTCGACCGGTTCGGGGACGACGAGGCGCGTGCGCGGAAGCGGGTCCGACTCGCGACCGCCGGGGTGGTCGCAGCGGCCTGACCGGCGCGCGACGTGCGCGGCAATGGCCGGGCGCGGCACAGGGCGGGCGCGGGCCGGGCGCGGAGGAACATCATGAGCAGGAACGGTCGGGTGCGCGGGTGCGACCCGACCATTCCTGCTCACGAAGCGGGACGTGCGCGGGTGCGACCCGACCGTTCCTGCTCACGAAGCGCGACGACCGCGCTCCGGGATTCAGGCGGTGGTGATCACCTTCACCGAGCCGGCCACGGTGGCGGCGTCCTCGGCGAGCGCGACGACCGGGTCCGGCAGGCCGGTGGTGGCGCCGACGGCCTTGCGGAGGCCCCACCCGACGAACGAACCGACGACGGCGCCGATGCCGCCGAGGATCGCGCCCTCGATGCGCAGGTCGCGCCTGCCGGTGGTGCCGAGGGCCGCGCCGACGAGCGCACCGGACCCGATCCGGCCGATGAGTCCGGTGGGGGAGATGCGGTTCGGGGTCTTCGGCAGCTTGTCGCCGACGAGCTCACCCACGGCCGAGGCGACGAGCAGCCCTCGGCCGATCGGCGTGCTGAAGACCTTCCAGTCCTGCCAGGCCCCCTTCAGCGAGGACCGGTCGTGGTTGAGGGCCATCACGGCGAGCGGCGTGGCGCTGCGCCCACCGCTGAGGATGCCGAGGACCAGTGTCCGGACCAGGGTGTGCTGCTCGTGCTGCTTGCTCATCGTGTCTCCTTGACGTGTCACGGCCGACGCTACCCACCGCGACCTGGTGCGCTCCGAGACTCCTCGTCGGCGTCCCCCGGGTGCTGAGCCACGGCGAGTACCGTCCGGGCCATGAGCAACGTCATCGTCTTCGGCGGCCACGGCAAGGTCGCACTCCTCGCCACCCGCATCCTGTCCGAGCGCGGCCACTCGGTCACCTCCGTCATCCGCAAGGCCGAGCAGTCCGACGAGGTCCGTGCGCACGGCGGTGAACCCCGCGTCGCCGACGTCCAGCAGCAGTCCCTCACCGACTTCGCCGACCTGGTGCGCGGGCACGACGCCGTCGTGTGGTCCGCCGGTGCCGGTGGTGGTTCCGCCGACCGCACGTGGGCGATCGACCGCGACGCGGCCGTGCTCTCGATGCAGGGCGCCGCGCAGGCCGGCGTCGAGCGGTACGTCATGGTGTCCTGGTCCGGCTCCGAGCTCGACCACGGGGTGCCGCAGGACGACGACTTCTTCGCCTACGCCCAGTCCAAGATGGTCGCCGACGCCGTGCTCCGCGACTCGGGGCTGTCCTGGACCGTCGTGGCGCCGAGCACCCTGACCGACGACGACGCCACCGGCTCGGTCGACTGGGACGGCTCGTCGTCGCAGGTCGCCCGCGGCGACGTCGCCCACGTGGTCGCCGACGCCGTCGAGCGCCCCGAGGCCGTCGGTCGCACCTACCGCTTCAACCATGGTTCGACGCCGATCGCGGACTTCGTGCGCGAGAGCGGCGCCTGACCGACCGCAGCACCCGCCACCACCGCACCCGCCACCAGCGGCGCGGCGGCCACCACCACAGCGGTGGCGGCCGCCGCCGTGAGCGCTCTCACCGCGCTCAGTAGAGGGCCGCGATGCCCGTCAGGTCGCCGAGCCCGAGCGTGCGGGCGCCGAGGTCGCAGTACCCGCCGGACGGCTGCATGACCTGACCGGTGCCGGTCTTCACGTGTGCGAGGCCGTAGACGTGGCCCCACTCGTGCGTCGCGACGGCCTGGGTGTCGAAGCGGCCGCCGGAGCACGCGGCGGTCGAGCTCCACTTGTACCCGGTCGCGTACCGCTGGTCGGACTCCTTGGCGACGCCGCTGCCGTCGTACCAGACGCACGTCACCCCGAGGGTGCCGGCGGGCAGCTTGCCCCAGCCCATGACGCTGTACCCGTTGCTGCTCGTGCAGCCGCCACGGTCGGTCAGGCCCGGAGCCTGCGTCGCCAGGCGGAGGTACCCGTTGCGCGCCGTGGAGGTGACGGTGGTCCCGCACGCGGCGATCGTGCCGGTCCAGGCGTTCGCCGCCTTGCGCAGCGCGTCCTTCGCGTACGTCGACTTCTGCCCCGACTCGTTGTAGTACCACTGCACCGAGCCCGCCCACCGGTACCCCGTCGTCGCGTACGACCTGTTCGTGCACTTCGGGTCGGCGGCGGCCCGGGTCGTGGCGGTCGGGGCGGTCGCCTCGCGTGCCGCGGCGGCGCGGGAAGCCGCCGACGCCGCTGCCGAGGAGCCCTTCCAGACGTCGTCGATCCGCACCGCGACGCCGGACGACCCGGTGTTCGAGACGACGACCTCGGGCAGTTCGGCCGCGCCGGGGACCGACGAGCTGGTCGCGGCGACGCTCTCGCCGGGAGCCGGCACGGTGAACGTGCGGCCGTCCGGCAGGGCGACCGACCCGGACGCGACGGTGCAGCCGCTCTGCAGCGCCCGCAGCGTGAGCGTGCCGTCGACGCAGTGCTCCGCAGCGGTCGGCGTCGCCGCCTGCGCCGGTGCGGCGCCGATCGTGAGTCCCGCAGCGAGGGCGATGACCGCCCCCGCGGTGAAGCCGTTCCGGACAGGTCGCATGGTTGCCTTCCCGCGACGGACCCCTGTGCCCGCCGTCCCTGGTCGGTCCATGCTCGCGGATGCACCCCGCCCGGGTCCAGCGGTTCGCCGAGAGGACAGCGCCCCACGCGCTGCCAGCGCGCTTCCTGCGCGCTTCGGGTCGGACGGGAGGCCCGTGGCGGCGCCGCACCGCGCCTCCCGTCCGACGCCGGGTCGCGCCCACCACCGGACGCACCCCACACCAGCGATGGTCGGGTGCGCGAACGCGACCCGACCATCCCTGCTCACGGACCGCGCGGGACGCGCGTGTCCGCTCGTCGTCAGCGCGCCGCGGCGACCTCCTGGTCGCGCTCGGCGGCCTCGGCCTCGGTCCGG includes:
- a CDS encoding SDR family oxidoreductase, whose protein sequence is MSNVIVFGGHGKVALLATRILSERGHSVTSVIRKAEQSDEVRAHGGEPRVADVQQQSLTDFADLVRGHDAVVWSAGAGGGSADRTWAIDRDAAVLSMQGAAQAGVERYVMVSWSGSELDHGVPQDDDFFAYAQSKMVADAVLRDSGLSWTVVAPSTLTDDDATGSVDWDGSSSQVARGDVAHVVADAVERPEAVGRTYRFNHGSTPIADFVRESGA
- a CDS encoding SDR family NAD(P)-dependent oxidoreductase; the protein is MTTIAIVGAGKGLGIAVAERFAREGFAVALISRNQDRLDGLAAELRERGHTAAGFAANVRDGDSLRTALERATEQLGPIEVLQYSPLPAKEYMRPVLETTAEDLVGPIEFSVYGSVNAVRQVLPGMRAIGHGTILFVNGGSAVRPGARVTGTSVAFAGESAYAQLLHDAVRDEDVHVGQLIIPFGIDDGQPEHSGESIADRLWAIHTERGDFRTYAEPMPELG
- a CDS encoding DUF4126 family protein; the encoded protein is MSKQHEQHTLVRTLVLGILSGGRSATPLAVMALNHDRSSLKGAWQDWKVFSTPIGRGLLVASAVGELVGDKLPKTPNRISPTGLIGRIGSGALVGAALGTTGRRDLRIEGAILGGIGAVVGSFVGWGLRKAVGATTGLPDPVVALAEDAATVAGSVKVITTA
- a CDS encoding NAD(P)-dependent oxidoreductase translates to MHIVVIGATGHIGSFLVPRLVRAGHRVVAVSRGTSTPYADAPEWQQVERVTADREQEDRDGTFGDRIAALGADAVVDLVCFTESSAAALVAALRGTGTHLVQCGSIWRAGVSHVLPITEENATPPSGEYGVQKDAIARMLKEETASGGLVTTSLHPGHISGPGWTPIGPLGNLDTSVLTKLSAGEPLEVPGLGADTMAHVHADDVAQAFELAVEHRDAAAGEDFSVTAPTALTVRGYAHLAASWFGQEARLDPVSWDRFRETTAPEHADASWQHLSRSQVFSIEKATRLLGYAPAYTAEETVLDAVRWLVDHGGLEVANPLVV
- a CDS encoding SDR family oxidoreductase, with the protein product MTEEFTDRTVLVTGANGGLGTEFVRQALERGARRVYAAARSPRAWDDERVVPIALDVTDPSSIAAAVATASDADLLVNNAGIAPEVDVSLVSVADDTLEHVFATNTFGVIRVSAAFAPVLAANGGGAVLNVLSLAAWIPLPTVYAASKAAALAATNGLRTELAGQGTAVTGLIVGMVDTAMGARFDVPKSTPEHVVTQAYDGVLAGAWEVLADDDSRFVKGLLSAPAEDLAAATRAAMGAVVD
- a CDS encoding TetR/AcrR family transcriptional regulator, which translates into the protein MRADARRNRDAILAAARDLFESEGILAPIDGIATRAGVGNATLYRNFPTRDDLLAAVMTDTVHRVIDDSAELEDQEPVPALQEWMFRLAWGLRVWQDLPTCIADAVDDEDSPVRTICSRLTARTAEFLERARGTASSTDDEVDASAVFELLTAVSWGLDRFGDDEARARKRVRLATAGVVAAA
- a CDS encoding PQQ-dependent sugar dehydrogenase, with amino-acid sequence MDTPAGTPRSRRRWSAAGLAAVAALALVLALSACTSGGGAEQDGSDRGGPPSARATAPADLSAGQVALDGETTDVVTGLEAPWSVVLTGDDGDALVSERDSARVLELRSDGTTRQVGTVDGVSHGGEGGLLGLALHDDDLFVYSTADDGNRIQRYELTGSAGSWGLGDATTIIDGLPKNTFHDGGRIAFGPDDMLYASVGDAGASTDAQDEDSLAGKILRLTPDGDVPVDNPIDGSPVWSLGHRNVQGMGWTSDGTMFASEFGEDAHDELNVIEPGSNYGWPEVEGTGGEDQGFVDPVQQWSTDEASPSGLAVVDDTVFVANLQGRVLRAVPADDPGTATEYFAGDFGRIRTVLEGPSDTLWFVTNNTDGRGTPASGDDRIVSVPITRG
- a CDS encoding matrixin family metalloprotease; the protein is MRPVRNGFTAGAVIALAAGLTIGAAPAQAATPTAAEHCVDGTLTLRALQSGCTVASGSVALPDGRTFTVPAPGESVAATSSSVPGAAELPEVVVSNTGSSGVAVRIDDVWKGSSAAASAASRAAAAREATAPTATTRAAADPKCTNRSYATTGYRWAGSVQWYYNESGQKSTYAKDALRKAANAWTGTIAACGTTVTSTARNGYLRLATQAPGLTDRGGCTSSNGYSVMGWGKLPAGTLGVTCVWYDGSGVAKESDQRYATGYKWSSTAACSGGRFDTQAVATHEWGHVYGLAHVKTGTGQVMQPSGGYCDLGARTLGLGDLTGIAALY
- a CDS encoding ABC transporter permease, whose product is MSGRRRSTGTAQRVRTPFALRPALRLGRRLAFAKAGRAALIVALIGIPTAGFAAVAVVVQSTQPTQAESLAYDLGGAAAQMRVSGPDLPGMRQDPVQWQSTESARNSPVTKADGDAPFADPLSFVPDGALAIPVGSAPVVLQGPKGPVGITAVEGSTWDRSLDGHWRVLAGDRPTARDELMVTPATLDRLGAHIGDTVDLTDPVTKRFTITGTMRDLGSAPDTQGVFVPWGTTMTDTAATDAGSLPDVTVYLPTTAPTWSEIRQLNAHGITVQSRPVVLDPPDERVTGGSSGSNLGWYLGGLALLGVFAMFEVALLAGAAFLVGTRADTRSYAIITSVGGEKRFVRTIVAGSGLVLGATGAVLGVLLGTGIGMFTYRIIDNGDVVSFPGLHVPLPLLLTIGGAGVLAGLVSALVAARTATRINVLAALRGSLRPVTVSRPARRRRRIWGPALIVGGAVMTLACGIGVLVLNDREVQEDHLAWVVGAGVAIGPCLMQLGVAICSPWLLALVARLSSRLGLAARMAARDALRNPVRTVPVLASVMSVVFVASLVITWNASSQARYVRGYDYATAVGVATTEVQVSDADGGSFGEHDAELTARAAKVTAGVLRHDRIRVLGVVKGGSGETPTTVTIPHRWTPYDCTVNDTTACSWFLDTDDAAEPHILTGTVDDYAVLTGHRPSAAVRDALEGGEAVSLWSEYARDGAVRIDTFRDRTYESPTITERTRPDSSVTIPAVTDVQSPRIKVGVFMTRATAERYHVPAVDGLLVTTLPGDLTPKQYDELSSAWQSYGGADRERWYGPQFFYETGPVDNGALIRAIVLALAAAVTIGATAVALGLARSDGRRDDEVLDAVGAAPRLRRQVSTWQAAILTTVGAVIGTLLGLLPIRALTIRFGEQAAGVNHLPFVPDWPVLGLLAIGLPLVVSAGAWLTTRSRRRVAVRRAH